A single window of Pectobacterium parmentieri DNA harbors:
- the hemG gene encoding menaquinone-dependent protoporphyrinogen IX dehydrogenase, protein MKALIVFSSRDGQTRAIASSIANTLKGTLECDVVDVLNANNIDLGQYDRVLIGASIRYGRFHPAVNQFIHKHLASLQQLPSAFFSVNLTARKPEKRTIQTNAYTRKFLLNSPWQPDLCCVFAGALRYPRYRWFDRVMIQLIMRMTGGETDSTKEIEYTDWQQVARFARDFAQLAAKNPA, encoded by the coding sequence ATGAAAGCTTTGATCGTGTTTTCGAGTCGGGATGGGCAAACCAGAGCGATTGCCTCCTCTATTGCGAATACGCTGAAAGGGACCCTGGAGTGTGATGTTGTTGACGTGCTCAATGCGAATAATATCGATCTGGGTCAATACGATCGGGTTCTGATTGGGGCGTCGATTCGGTACGGGCGCTTTCATCCAGCGGTAAATCAATTTATCCATAAGCATCTGGCTTCCCTGCAACAACTGCCTAGCGCTTTCTTCTCTGTGAATCTCACTGCACGTAAACCGGAAAAGCGCACGATACAAACCAATGCCTATACGCGTAAGTTCCTGCTGAATTCCCCTTGGCAGCCAGATCTGTGTTGTGTGTTCGCGGGTGCTCTGCGTTATCCGCGTTATCGTTGGTTCGATCGGGTAATGATTCAACTCATTATGCGTATGACGGGCGGTGAAACGGATAGTACGAAAGAAATTGAATACACGGACTGGCAACAGGTTGCCCGTTTCGCACGGGATTTCGCGCAATTAGCGGCGAAAAATCCGGCATAA
- the trkH gene encoding Trk system potassium transporter TrkH encodes MHLRAITRIVGQLVILFSGTMVIPGLVALIYRDGAGRAFTQTFIVALAIGIMLWLPNRKQKHELKSREGFLIVVLFWTVLGSVGALPFLFAEHPNLGVTDAFFESFSGLTTTGATTLVGLDSLPKAILFYRQMLQWFGGMGIIVLAVAILPILGVGGMQLYRAEMPGPLKENKMRPRIADTAKTLWLIYLLLTIACAVALWLAGMPIFDAIGHSFSTVSVGGFSTHDASIGYFNSPTINTIIAIFLLISGCNFGLHFALLSGRSLKVYWRDPEFRMFIFVQLSLVAVCTIVLWFHHVYDSGMQTINQAFFQVVSMATTAGFTTDSIASWPLFLPVLLLCSAFIGGCAGSTGGGLKVIRILLLFLQGSRELKRLVHPNAVYTIKLGHRALPERILEAVWGFFSAYALVFIVSMLAVIATGVDDFSAFAAVAATLNNLGPGLGVVAENFTSMNDTAKWILILTMLFGRLEVFTLLVLFTPTFWRE; translated from the coding sequence ATGCACTTGCGCGCCATAACCCGTATTGTCGGCCAGTTGGTTATCCTTTTTTCCGGGACGATGGTTATTCCTGGGCTGGTGGCATTAATTTATCGTGATGGCGCAGGCCGAGCGTTTACGCAGACATTTATTGTCGCGCTAGCAATTGGCATCATGTTGTGGCTACCAAACCGTAAACAGAAACATGAACTGAAGTCTCGAGAAGGGTTTCTGATTGTTGTCCTCTTCTGGACGGTGCTGGGAAGCGTCGGAGCTCTGCCTTTTCTGTTTGCCGAGCATCCTAATCTGGGCGTAACGGATGCTTTTTTTGAATCGTTCTCAGGGCTAACGACAACAGGGGCAACCACGCTGGTTGGGTTAGACTCATTGCCTAAAGCCATCCTGTTTTATCGACAGATGCTGCAATGGTTTGGCGGGATGGGGATCATCGTGCTCGCTGTTGCTATCCTGCCGATTCTGGGTGTTGGTGGGATGCAGCTTTATCGTGCGGAGATGCCGGGGCCGTTAAAGGAAAACAAAATGCGCCCGCGTATTGCCGATACGGCGAAAACGCTGTGGTTGATTTACCTCTTACTCACGATTGCCTGTGCAGTTGCGTTGTGGCTGGCTGGCATGCCGATATTTGATGCAATTGGGCACAGCTTCTCTACGGTGTCGGTCGGCGGGTTCTCTACCCACGATGCGAGTATCGGTTACTTTAACAGCCCAACGATTAACACCATCATCGCGATATTCTTGCTGATTTCTGGCTGTAACTTTGGTTTGCACTTTGCTCTGCTGAGCGGCCGCAGCCTGAAAGTGTACTGGCGTGACCCAGAATTCCGCATGTTCATTTTTGTTCAACTGTCGCTGGTGGCCGTGTGTACGATTGTCCTGTGGTTCCACCATGTTTATGACAGCGGGATGCAGACGATCAATCAGGCCTTTTTTCAGGTTGTCTCCATGGCGACAACGGCAGGGTTTACGACGGATAGCATTGCATCATGGCCACTTTTTCTGCCGGTTTTGCTTCTGTGTTCTGCGTTTATTGGCGGGTGTGCGGGGTCAACCGGCGGTGGCCTGAAAGTGATTCGTATCCTGCTGCTTTTCCTGCAAGGATCGCGTGAGCTTAAGCGTTTAGTACATCCGAATGCGGTTTACACCATTAAGTTGGGTCATCGAGCGCTTCCGGAGCGCATCCTTGAAGCGGTATGGGGATTCTTTTCCGCATACGCGCTGGTTTTTATTGTCAGCATGCTGGCTGTCATTGCGACAGGCGTTGATGATTTTTCCGCGTTTGCTGCGGTTGCTGCCACATTGAATAATCTTGGGCCGGGCTTGGGCGTCGTCGCTGAGAATTTTACGTCAATGAATGATACGGCGAAATGGATTCTGATACTGACAATGCTGTTTGGTCGTTTAGAAGTCTTCACGCTTTTAGTGCTGTTTACGCCAACCTTCTGGCGGGAATAG
- a CDS encoding IMPACT family protein: MQAYPILTAPVSFSEEIKKSRFTTILAATPGVDAAKAFIQHVREEHASAGHHCWAFVAGAPDDSQQLGFSDDGEPSGTAGKPMLSQLMGSSIGEITAVVVRYYGGIPLGTGGLVKAYGGGVQQALKLVSLQEKVLQKEYGLHCDYALLPQVESLIFQLGGKVLHSEYGVDVVLRFSLPIRGTEEAATKLRDLSRGALHLLPIL, from the coding sequence ATGCAAGCGTATCCCATTCTTACTGCACCCGTGAGCTTCAGTGAGGAAATCAAGAAAAGCCGCTTTACTACTATCCTGGCGGCGACGCCAGGAGTCGACGCGGCAAAAGCGTTTATCCAGCACGTCAGAGAAGAGCATGCCTCGGCGGGGCACCACTGCTGGGCGTTTGTTGCGGGCGCGCCTGACGATTCTCAGCAGCTTGGTTTTTCTGACGATGGCGAACCGTCCGGCACGGCGGGTAAACCGATGTTGTCGCAACTGATGGGAAGCAGCATCGGTGAAATTACGGCGGTAGTGGTACGTTACTATGGCGGCATCCCGCTAGGTACTGGCGGGTTAGTAAAGGCTTATGGCGGTGGCGTTCAGCAAGCGCTCAAGCTGGTATCGCTGCAAGAGAAAGTCTTGCAAAAAGAGTATGGCTTACACTGTGACTATGCGCTGTTACCCCAGGTGGAATCACTGATCTTTCAGCTTGGCGGAAAAGTGCTGCATAGCGAGTATGGCGTGGACGTCGTATTGCGGTTCTCTCTCCCTATCAGGGGAACCGAGGAAGCGGCAACGAAATTGCGTGATTTGAGTCGCGGTGCGTTGCATTTATTGCCGATTCTATAA